Proteins encoded within one genomic window of Streptomyces kaniharaensis:
- a CDS encoding zinc-binding alcohol dehydrogenase family protein — protein MTTTRRVPGETEGWVVAHPGPVGTAGSGPLVWERRSLSEPGPQEILVEVEACGVCRTDLHLAEGDLVPRVPRCTPGHEVVGRVRAVGAAVGSAAGNFAVGDRAGVAWLAQTCGSCSYCRSGRENLCPDSRYTGWDRHGGYAGHVVADARFAYRLPEGPPAEELAPLLCAGIIGYRALERADLPAGGLLGIYGFGASAHLTAQAALARGARVAVFTRGASARRLALELGAGFAGDSYDPPPEPLDAAILFAPVGELVPVALAALDRGGTLAVAGIHLSDVPALDYQRHLFQERTLRSVTANTRADGRAYLAEAARTRPAVHVRRYPLRQADVALADLAADRVTGVAVLVAE, from the coding sequence ATGACCACGACGCGGCGGGTACCAGGGGAGACCGAGGGGTGGGTGGTGGCGCATCCGGGTCCGGTCGGCACGGCGGGCTCGGGGCCGTTGGTATGGGAACGGCGGTCGCTGTCCGAGCCGGGGCCGCAGGAGATCCTGGTGGAGGTGGAGGCGTGTGGGGTGTGCCGAACGGACCTGCACCTGGCGGAGGGGGACCTCGTCCCCAGGGTGCCGAGGTGCACGCCGGGGCACGAGGTGGTCGGGCGCGTGCGCGCGGTCGGTGCGGCTGTCGGCTCGGCCGCCGGGAACTTCGCCGTCGGGGACCGGGCCGGGGTGGCCTGGCTGGCGCAGACCTGCGGCAGTTGCAGCTACTGCCGGAGCGGGCGGGAGAACCTCTGCCCGGATTCGCGCTACACAGGCTGGGACCGGCACGGCGGCTACGCCGGCCACGTGGTCGCGGACGCCCGTTTCGCCTACCGGCTGCCCGAGGGCCCACCCGCCGAGGAACTCGCCCCGCTGCTGTGCGCCGGGATCATCGGCTACCGGGCCCTGGAGCGAGCCGACCTGCCCGCGGGCGGGCTCCTGGGCATCTACGGCTTCGGCGCGTCCGCGCACCTGACCGCCCAGGCCGCCCTCGCCCGGGGCGCGCGCGTGGCCGTGTTCACCCGTGGTGCGTCGGCCCGGCGGCTGGCGCTGGAGCTGGGCGCCGGCTTCGCCGGGGATTCGTACGACCCGCCCCCGGAACCGCTGGACGCCGCCATCCTTTTCGCCCCCGTCGGTGAACTGGTGCCGGTCGCCCTGGCGGCCCTGGACCGCGGCGGCACGCTCGCGGTGGCCGGCATCCACCTCAGCGACGTCCCGGCGCTCGACTACCAGCGGCACCTCTTCCAGGAACGCACGCTGCGCAGCGTCACGGCCAACACGCGGGCCGACGGACGGGCGTATCTGGCGGAGGCGGCCCGGACCCGCCCGGCGGTGCATGTGCGCCGCTACCCCCTGCGGCAGGCGGACGTGGCACTCGCGGATCTCGCCGCGGACCGGGTGACGGGCGTCGCGGTGCTGGTCGCGGAGTAG
- a CDS encoding MarR family winged helix-turn-helix transcriptional regulator — MTQSTPEAGKSPARTGQEATVPMPAAASGGPVSHAIFRLARLHRMFAGQLLRRIGLHPGQELVMMHLWELGPQRQTDLVRLMDSDAATMTRTVQRLEQAGFVRRRPSPTDRRASLIEPTAASHALRREVEQSWSQLEGLVTAGLSPDECTAALHTLERLEQNLVQAAADPACADAER, encoded by the coding sequence ATGACGCAGTCCACCCCGGAGGCCGGGAAGAGTCCCGCGAGGACGGGGCAGGAGGCCACCGTCCCGATGCCGGCCGCGGCCAGCGGCGGGCCCGTCAGTCACGCGATCTTCCGCCTCGCCCGCCTGCACCGCATGTTCGCCGGACAGCTGCTGCGCCGCATCGGCCTCCACCCGGGCCAGGAACTGGTCATGATGCACCTCTGGGAACTCGGCCCCCAGCGCCAGACCGACCTGGTGCGGCTCATGGACTCCGACGCCGCCACCATGACCCGCACCGTCCAGCGCCTGGAGCAGGCCGGCTTCGTCCGCCGCCGCCCCTCACCCACCGACAGGCGCGCATCCCTCATCGAACCCACCGCCGCCAGCCACGCCCTACGGCGCGAGGTCGAGCAGAGCTGGAGCCAGCTGGAGGGCCTCGTGACGGCGGGCCTCTCCCCCGACGAGTGCACCGCGGCCCTGCACACTCTGGAGCGCCTGGAGCAGAACCTCGTCCAGGCCGCCGCCGACCCCGCATGTGCCGACGCGGAGCGATAG
- a CDS encoding glycoside hydrolase family 113 — protein sequence MKRMAAAWSALVVLFVGAGCSSSGGDEEDTPQPSPSASGPSTRPDDGNAGEFRGMTLPSWNTHDYDSPQAGTYLRQIAATGARWVTFTPTWYQDRVTDSDMRTTKETASDDSLRSIIRLAHDAGLKTMIKPHVDLVKGGDRAEIKPKDRDAWFAAYERFITHYAQLAADNGVEQLSVGTELAGTSQDGEHWSKVIAAIRDRYKGKLTYAANYDEYQKIPFWQDLDVIGIDAYWPLADQATTDPARLRQAWQPIAAELAAFSERQHRKILFTEAGYVSQRGTTTAPYSWSISKSDGDGKTEQAAAYEALLASFDGKPWWAGVCWWMWDDWPDSGETAKNLAYTPHGKPAEDVLRKWWARDS from the coding sequence ATGAAGAGGATGGCCGCGGCCTGGTCGGCGCTGGTCGTCCTCTTCGTCGGCGCCGGATGCTCCTCGTCCGGCGGCGACGAAGAGGACACGCCGCAGCCCAGTCCCTCGGCCAGCGGTCCGAGCACCCGACCCGACGACGGGAACGCGGGCGAGTTCCGGGGCATGACGCTCCCCTCGTGGAACACCCACGACTACGACAGCCCGCAGGCCGGAACGTACCTGCGGCAGATCGCCGCCACCGGCGCCCGGTGGGTGACCTTCACCCCCACGTGGTACCAGGACCGCGTCACCGACTCGGACATGCGCACCACCAAGGAGACCGCCTCCGACGACAGCCTGCGCAGCATCATCCGCCTCGCCCACGACGCGGGGCTCAAGACCATGATCAAGCCCCACGTCGACCTGGTGAAGGGCGGCGACCGGGCCGAGATCAAGCCCAAGGACCGGGACGCCTGGTTCGCGGCCTACGAACGCTTCATCACCCACTACGCCCAACTCGCCGCCGACAACGGCGTCGAGCAGCTCTCGGTCGGCACCGAACTCGCGGGCACCTCGCAGGACGGCGAGCACTGGAGCAAGGTCATCGCCGCGATCCGGGACCGGTACAAGGGGAAGCTGACGTACGCCGCCAACTACGACGAGTACCAGAAGATCCCCTTCTGGCAGGACCTCGACGTCATCGGCATCGACGCGTACTGGCCGCTGGCCGACCAGGCGACGACCGACCCGGCACGGCTGCGCCAGGCGTGGCAGCCCATCGCCGCCGAGCTCGCCGCCTTCTCCGAGCGCCAGCACCGGAAGATCCTCTTCACCGAGGCCGGCTACGTCAGCCAGCGCGGCACGACCACCGCCCCGTACTCCTGGAGCATCAGCAAGAGCGACGGCGACGGCAAGACCGAACAGGCCGCCGCCTACGAGGCGTTGCTCGCCTCCTTCGACGGCAAGCCCTGGTGGGCCGGCGTCTGCTGGTGGATGTGGGACGACTGGCCCGACAGCGGCGAGACGGCGAAGAACCTCGCGTACACACCCCACGGGAAGCCGGCGGAGGACGTGCTGCGGAAGTGGTGGGCGCGCGACTCGTAA
- a CDS encoding RICIN domain-containing protein translates to MTIHSTVKRRLGSSAAVLALGLGAGLLAAVPASASGFVPLSADSAVEIRAAFSGKCLEVADSRTDDGAPVRQAACTGDDNQQWQVRNGYVVNVNSGKCMEVPGWSTAAGTAIGQWTCNGGDNQRWGRVNVNGDTLAVVNFRSGLLLDVAGANANDGTPVIQWYADNHTNQRWSLNPTD, encoded by the coding sequence ATGACCATCCACTCCACCGTCAAGCGCCGCCTCGGCTCGTCCGCCGCCGTGCTCGCCCTCGGCCTGGGTGCCGGGCTGCTGGCCGCCGTGCCGGCCTCGGCCTCGGGTTTCGTCCCGCTCTCGGCCGACTCCGCCGTGGAGATCCGGGCCGCCTTCAGCGGCAAGTGCCTCGAGGTCGCGGACTCGCGCACGGACGACGGCGCGCCCGTGCGCCAGGCGGCCTGCACGGGCGACGACAACCAGCAGTGGCAGGTCCGCAACGGCTACGTCGTCAACGTCAACAGCGGCAAGTGCATGGAGGTGCCGGGCTGGAGCACCGCCGCGGGGACGGCGATCGGCCAGTGGACCTGCAACGGCGGCGACAACCAGCGCTGGGGGCGGGTCAACGTCAACGGCGACACCCTGGCCGTCGTCAACTTCCGCAGCGGCCTCCTCCTCGACGTGGCCGGCGCGAACGCGAACGACGGCACCCCGGTGATCCAGTGGTACGCGGACAACCACACCAACCAGCGCTGGAGCCTCAACCCCACCGACTGA
- a CDS encoding polysaccharide deacetylase family protein → MTTALLGGVALSTGAEAVTKGGKPPRPSHGLKGIGPASTSTTGTEDLMAWGAARLENDRERHAHQLTITPATAAAPKATVEGPSARPLDAAADTSASSTSAGTSTLVLYDTTGPYGYLGELYAMAIANLAGHFGTVTSKPVSAYTAGMVEQYSATIYIGSTYYGGSIPDAVPAAFYQDAMTTGKPINWIGDNVWNMANAVGIENFKKKYGWDPTNSYFETNGSVGRINQVTYKNQSLTRKIPTGYDGGVLHPALSGGGYPQVTQLAQATDAITGNTSPWAIRSANLTYVGEIPFSYVSESDRVIAFEDLLFDALAPATTERHRAFVRLEDISPKSDPTELRTMADYLASQNIPYGINVIPVYADPKGVYNNGKPETVTLAQAPQVVAVLQYMLQHGAVLMNHGYTHQYNNVNNPYTAVTGDDFEFFRAHIDAANNVIYDGPHAEDSPAWAQNRVTSAFAAFAAAGLPKPALWTTPHYAASAADYQVFGQNYTARLERPLYFAGTLSGGTVNPGRYIGQFFPYAVKDVYGTTVLPENIGNYEPLPFNNHPARLPADLIASAKANLAVRDGVASFFYHPYYDVTPLQQTIDGIKALGYTFVGPTDLAK, encoded by the coding sequence GTGACCACCGCCCTACTGGGTGGCGTCGCGCTTTCCACGGGCGCCGAGGCGGTGACAAAGGGCGGGAAGCCGCCGCGTCCGTCCCACGGGCTCAAGGGCATCGGCCCCGCCTCGACCTCCACGACCGGCACCGAGGACCTGATGGCCTGGGGCGCCGCGCGGCTGGAGAACGACCGCGAGCGCCACGCGCACCAGCTCACCATCACCCCGGCCACGGCCGCGGCCCCCAAGGCCACCGTCGAGGGCCCGTCCGCCCGGCCCCTGGACGCCGCGGCAGACACGTCGGCCTCCAGCACCTCCGCCGGCACCTCGACCCTCGTCCTCTACGACACGACCGGCCCCTACGGCTACCTCGGCGAGCTCTACGCGATGGCGATCGCCAACCTCGCCGGCCACTTCGGCACCGTCACCTCCAAGCCGGTCTCCGCGTACACCGCGGGCATGGTGGAGCAGTACTCCGCCACCATCTACATCGGCTCGACCTACTACGGCGGTTCCATCCCCGACGCCGTGCCGGCGGCCTTCTACCAGGACGCGATGACCACCGGCAAGCCGATCAACTGGATCGGCGACAACGTCTGGAACATGGCCAACGCCGTCGGCATCGAGAACTTCAAGAAGAAGTACGGCTGGGACCCCACCAACTCCTACTTCGAGACCAACGGCAGCGTGGGCCGCATCAACCAGGTCACGTACAAGAACCAGTCGCTGACCCGGAAGATCCCCACGGGCTATGACGGCGGAGTGCTGCACCCCGCCCTCTCCGGCGGCGGCTACCCGCAGGTCACCCAGCTCGCGCAGGCCACGGACGCCATCACCGGGAACACCAGCCCGTGGGCGATCCGCTCGGCCAACCTCACCTACGTGGGGGAGATCCCCTTCTCCTACGTCTCCGAGTCGGACCGCGTGATCGCCTTCGAGGACCTCCTCTTCGACGCCCTCGCCCCGGCGACCACCGAGCGCCACCGGGCGTTCGTGCGGCTGGAGGACATCAGCCCCAAGTCGGACCCGACGGAGCTGCGGACCATGGCCGACTACCTGGCCTCGCAGAACATCCCGTACGGAATCAACGTCATCCCCGTCTACGCCGATCCCAAGGGGGTCTACAACAACGGGAAGCCCGAGACCGTCACCCTGGCCCAGGCCCCGCAGGTCGTCGCCGTGCTCCAGTACATGCTCCAGCACGGCGCCGTCCTCATGAACCACGGCTACACGCACCAGTACAACAACGTCAACAACCCCTACACCGCCGTCACGGGCGACGACTTCGAGTTCTTCCGCGCCCACATCGACGCCGCCAACAACGTCATCTACGACGGGCCGCACGCCGAGGACTCCCCGGCCTGGGCCCAGAACCGGGTGACCTCGGCCTTCGCCGCCTTCGCCGCGGCCGGCCTGCCCAAGCCCGCGCTCTGGACGACCCCGCACTACGCCGCCTCGGCCGCCGACTACCAGGTCTTCGGTCAGAACTACACGGCGCGGCTGGAGCGCCCGCTGTACTTCGCCGGAACGCTGAGCGGCGGAACCGTGAATCCCGGCCGCTACATCGGCCAGTTCTTCCCGTACGCGGTCAAGGACGTCTACGGGACGACCGTGCTTCCCGAGAACATCGGCAACTACGAGCCGTTGCCCTTCAACAACCACCCGGCGAGGCTTCCGGCCGATCTGATCGCCTCGGCCAAGGCCAACCTGGCGGTCCGGGACGGTGTGGCGAGCTTCTTCTACCACCCGTACTACGACGTGACCCCGCTCCAACAGACGATCGACGGCATCAAGGCCCTCGGCTACACCTTCGTCGGCCCGACGGACCTCGCCAAGTGA
- a CDS encoding family 16 glycoside hydrolase yields the protein MTRVHRLLALALLAAAAMAGLAFTVSDIGGGGDEEPARPWTDGSVHGPWRSVFDGHGENTGLHNGLALSPKAAQKAEETHAGLIVSTQQYQDMDLQARMRTVAQLRTPNPNPWEVPWLVWAYSDPEHFYYLILKPNGWELGKRDPAYPGGQRFLATDSEHFPIGRWSEVKVAQRGAHMEVSVDGKDLVAYEDREHPYLRGSIGAYTEDARVVFSDIAAEPAE from the coding sequence ATGACGAGAGTTCACCGGCTCCTCGCCCTCGCACTGCTCGCCGCCGCCGCGATGGCGGGGCTCGCCTTCACGGTGAGCGACATCGGGGGAGGCGGGGACGAAGAGCCGGCGCGGCCGTGGACCGACGGTTCGGTCCACGGCCCGTGGCGGTCGGTCTTCGACGGCCACGGCGAGAACACCGGCCTCCACAACGGCCTGGCCCTCTCGCCCAAGGCCGCGCAGAAGGCGGAGGAGACCCACGCCGGACTGATCGTCTCCACCCAGCAGTACCAGGACATGGACCTCCAGGCCCGCATGCGTACGGTCGCCCAGCTGCGCACGCCCAATCCCAATCCCTGGGAGGTGCCGTGGCTGGTGTGGGCGTACTCCGACCCGGAGCACTTCTACTACCTCATCCTCAAGCCCAACGGCTGGGAGCTGGGCAAGCGCGATCCCGCCTACCCCGGCGGCCAGCGCTTCCTGGCGACCGATTCCGAGCACTTCCCCATCGGCAGGTGGTCCGAGGTGAAGGTGGCCCAGCGCGGCGCGCACATGGAAGTGAGCGTCGACGGCAAGGACCTGGTGGCCTACGAGGACCGGGAACATCCGTACCTGCGCGGCAGTATCGGGGCGTACACGGAGGACGCCCGGGTGGTGTTCAGCGACATCGCGGCCGAACCGGCGGAATAG
- the glmS gene encoding glutamine--fructose-6-phosphate transaminase (isomerizing), whose protein sequence is MCGIVAYIGPKDATPFLLEGLARLEYRGYDSAGVAVAGRTGGIKLRKVKGRVADLADAVPARFKGTTGIGHTRWATHGVPSDANAHPHLDNAERIAVVHNGIIENADELRARLTADGAVFRSETDTEVLSHLIAAHATEGVELEEAVRAALGKVVGTYGIAVLDAEQPDRIVVARNGSPIVLGIGEKEMFAASDVSALVRYTRQVVHLEDGELATVSADGFRTFTSDARTTHRQPSTVDWEIDSYDTGGYEHFLLKEIHEQPGSVERTLSGRLDERFATAHLGGLNLDARELREIRRVKILGCGSAYYAGEMGAQLIEELSRIPAHSEPASEFRYRNPVIEADTLYVAVSQSGETYDTLAAVQEIKRKGGRVLGVVNTVGSAIARECDGGIYLHAGPEISVASTKAFTSTVVAFALLALHFGRIHDLSPADGRRIVNALQALPGQIREVLDQSDAIAELAAEYAKSAGMMFIGRVRGYPAAREGAQKLKEISYVHAEAYPASELKHGPLALISPELPTVALVPDDELLDKNLTTLGEIKARSGRVIAVGHRRPEDKLADHCILVPKSEPELDPLLLNIPLQLLAYHAAVALGRDVDKPRNLAKSVTVE, encoded by the coding sequence ATGTGCGGAATCGTGGCCTACATCGGCCCCAAGGACGCGACCCCCTTCCTGCTGGAGGGTCTCGCCCGGCTGGAGTACCGCGGATACGACTCGGCCGGCGTCGCCGTCGCCGGGCGCACCGGCGGCATCAAGCTGCGCAAGGTCAAGGGCCGGGTCGCCGACCTCGCCGACGCCGTGCCGGCCCGCTTCAAGGGCACCACCGGCATCGGCCACACCCGCTGGGCCACCCACGGCGTGCCCAGCGACGCCAACGCCCACCCGCACCTCGACAACGCCGAGCGGATCGCCGTCGTCCACAACGGCATCATCGAGAACGCCGACGAGCTGCGCGCCAGGCTCACCGCCGACGGCGCGGTCTTCCGCTCCGAGACCGACACCGAGGTGCTGTCCCACCTCATCGCCGCGCACGCCACGGAGGGCGTCGAGCTGGAGGAGGCCGTCCGCGCCGCCCTCGGCAAGGTCGTCGGCACCTACGGCATCGCCGTCCTCGACGCCGAGCAGCCCGACCGCATCGTCGTCGCCCGCAACGGCAGCCCGATCGTGCTCGGGATCGGCGAGAAGGAGATGTTCGCCGCCTCCGACGTCTCCGCCCTCGTCCGCTACACCCGCCAGGTCGTCCACCTGGAGGACGGCGAGCTCGCGACCGTCAGCGCCGACGGCTTCCGCACCTTCACCTCGGACGCCCGCACCACCCACCGCCAGCCGTCCACCGTCGACTGGGAGATCGACTCCTACGACACCGGCGGCTACGAGCACTTCCTGCTCAAGGAGATCCACGAGCAGCCCGGCTCGGTCGAGCGCACCCTCAGCGGCCGCCTCGACGAGCGCTTCGCCACCGCCCACCTCGGCGGCCTCAACCTCGACGCCCGCGAACTGCGCGAGATCCGCCGGGTCAAGATCCTCGGCTGCGGCTCGGCCTACTACGCCGGCGAGATGGGCGCCCAGCTGATCGAGGAGCTCTCCCGCATCCCCGCACACAGCGAGCCCGCCTCGGAGTTCCGCTACCGCAACCCGGTCATCGAGGCCGACACCCTGTACGTCGCGGTCAGCCAGTCCGGCGAGACCTACGACACGCTCGCCGCCGTCCAGGAGATCAAGCGCAAGGGCGGCCGGGTGCTGGGCGTCGTCAACACCGTGGGCAGCGCCATCGCCCGCGAGTGCGACGGCGGGATCTACCTGCACGCCGGTCCGGAGATCTCGGTCGCCTCGACGAAGGCGTTCACCTCGACCGTCGTCGCCTTCGCGCTGCTCGCCCTGCACTTCGGCCGCATCCACGACCTGTCGCCCGCCGACGGCCGCCGGATCGTCAACGCCCTCCAGGCCTTGCCCGGCCAGATCCGCGAGGTGCTGGACCAGAGCGACGCGATCGCCGAACTCGCCGCCGAGTACGCCAAGTCGGCCGGCATGATGTTCATCGGCCGGGTCCGCGGCTACCCCGCCGCCCGGGAAGGCGCGCAGAAGCTCAAGGAGATCTCCTACGTCCACGCCGAGGCCTACCCCGCGAGCGAGTTGAAGCACGGTCCGCTGGCGCTGATCAGCCCCGAGCTGCCGACGGTGGCGCTGGTGCCGGACGACGAACTGCTCGACAAGAACCTCACCACGCTCGGGGAGATCAAGGCCCGCTCCGGCCGCGTCATCGCCGTCGGCCACCGCCGCCCCGAGGACAAGCTCGCCGACCACTGCATCCTCGTCCCCAAGAGCGAGCCCGAGCTCGACCCGCTCCTCCTCAACATCCCGCTCCAGCTCCTCGCCTACCACGCCGCCGTCGCCCTCGGCCGCGACGTCGACAAGCCCCGCAACCTGGCGAAGAGCGTGACGGTGGAATAA
- a CDS encoding glycosyltransferase, which produces MITEVLLWSSIAIIVMAGCYNSTLFVLSRRRVRRDQGPRAERLYVFLLACLNEEKVLSESLARITSLPAGNFMALVIDDASEDRTADIARAADPDRVKLLQRQLPNARKGKGAALNAGIRHLRESGILDGHDPSDVIVCVVDADGRLDPHVVQAVDPYFDDPRTGATQVGVRMYNRQQGLLARLQDMEFVIYGDIFQSARRFFGSVGMGGNGQFMRLSALDTLSDENGNGPWSDSLTEDLDLGVRLIAGGWTNHHCTTAAVSQQAVLDVRRLVRQRSRWFQGHLQSAGLVPLILREVPTKAAIDLLYHLSSPVLILLTSLLPLSFVVATGGVVIGSIEAGHPLMSPMWIIGPYVLSFTAAYAYGWVYSRRERGLGLVRAVLLSHVFVIYGYIWFAAGWWGLWRMLTGKQTWLKTART; this is translated from the coding sequence ATGATCACGGAGGTTCTTCTCTGGTCGAGCATCGCCATCATCGTGATGGCGGGCTGCTACAACTCCACTCTCTTCGTCCTCTCCCGACGCCGGGTCCGCCGCGACCAGGGCCCGCGCGCCGAGCGTCTCTACGTCTTCCTCCTCGCCTGTCTGAACGAGGAGAAGGTCCTCTCCGAGAGCCTGGCCCGGATCACCTCACTGCCGGCCGGCAACTTCATGGCCCTGGTCATCGACGACGCGTCCGAGGACCGCACCGCCGACATCGCCCGCGCCGCCGACCCCGACCGGGTCAAGCTCCTCCAGCGGCAGCTGCCCAACGCCCGCAAGGGCAAGGGCGCCGCCCTCAACGCCGGCATCCGCCACCTGCGGGAATCCGGCATCCTCGACGGCCACGACCCGAGCGACGTCATCGTCTGCGTGGTGGACGCCGACGGCCGCCTCGACCCACACGTCGTCCAGGCCGTCGACCCCTACTTCGACGACCCGCGCACCGGCGCCACCCAGGTCGGCGTGCGCATGTACAACCGCCAACAGGGCCTGCTCGCCCGGCTCCAGGACATGGAATTCGTCATCTACGGCGACATCTTCCAGTCCGCCCGCCGGTTCTTCGGCAGCGTCGGCATGGGCGGCAACGGCCAGTTCATGCGGCTCTCCGCGCTGGACACCCTCAGCGACGAGAACGGGAACGGGCCGTGGAGCGACTCCCTGACCGAGGACCTCGACCTCGGGGTGCGCCTCATCGCCGGCGGCTGGACCAACCACCACTGCACCACCGCCGCCGTCTCCCAGCAGGCCGTGCTCGACGTGCGCCGGCTGGTGCGCCAGCGGTCCCGCTGGTTCCAGGGCCACCTGCAGTCGGCCGGGCTGGTCCCGCTGATCCTGCGTGAAGTGCCCACGAAGGCCGCGATCGACCTGCTGTACCACCTCTCCAGCCCCGTGCTGATCCTGCTCACCTCGCTGCTGCCGCTCTCCTTCGTCGTCGCCACGGGCGGCGTCGTGATCGGCTCCATCGAGGCCGGCCACCCGCTGATGTCGCCCATGTGGATCATCGGCCCGTACGTCCTGTCCTTCACCGCGGCGTACGCGTACGGCTGGGTCTACTCCCGGCGCGAGCGCGGACTCGGTCTCGTCCGCGCGGTCCTGCTCTCCCACGTCTTCGTCATCTACGGCTACATCTGGTTCGCCGCCGGATGGTGGGGCCTGTGGCGCATGCTCACCGGCAAGCAGACCTGGCTCAAGACCGCGCGCACCTGA
- the wecB gene encoding non-hydrolyzing UDP-N-acetylglucosamine 2-epimerase: MSPNVITTPVRAMLVLGTRPEAIKLAPVVRAMAASPHFEPLVVSTGQHREMLQQMLELLQVEAKVELDVMRERQELSKLTARLVDGLGEVVHAERPDLVVVQGDTTSALTGALAAFYEHIPVAHVEAGLRTGVLDNPFPEELNRRLIGRIARWHFAPTPRAAGHLTAEGVPAAEVFVTGNTVIDNLLWVLEQGAGRDHFRSDLRRVLVTLHRRENQGDKMRAMGKTLRRLADRGDVEIVLPLHKSPAVREALLPELSDHPDIRIVEPLDYVDFSATLAGCDLVLTDSGGIQEEAPTLGKPALVLRTTTERPEAVEAGAAQLVGTDPQVILDAAVRLLDDEEAYRTMAKAGNPFGDGHATERILAQLAEDFGVDTAAAPALNPLVVPQPDGPGSYSTA; encoded by the coding sequence ATGTCCCCGAACGTCATCACCACGCCCGTCCGCGCCATGCTCGTCCTGGGCACCCGTCCGGAAGCGATCAAGCTCGCGCCCGTGGTCCGCGCGATGGCCGCCTCCCCGCACTTCGAGCCCCTCGTCGTCAGCACCGGCCAACACCGCGAGATGCTGCAGCAGATGCTCGAACTCCTGCAGGTCGAGGCCAAGGTCGAGCTCGACGTGATGAGAGAGCGGCAGGAACTGTCCAAGCTGACCGCCCGGCTGGTGGACGGGCTGGGCGAGGTCGTCCACGCCGAGCGCCCCGACCTCGTCGTCGTCCAGGGCGACACCACCTCCGCGTTAACCGGTGCCCTCGCCGCGTTCTACGAGCACATCCCCGTGGCGCACGTGGAGGCCGGGCTGCGTACCGGAGTTCTCGACAACCCCTTCCCCGAGGAGCTCAACCGCCGTCTCATAGGCCGCATCGCGCGCTGGCACTTCGCGCCCACACCCCGCGCCGCCGGGCACCTCACCGCCGAAGGCGTACCGGCGGCCGAGGTGTTCGTCACCGGCAACACCGTCATCGACAACCTGCTGTGGGTGCTCGAACAGGGCGCCGGCCGCGACCACTTCCGCAGCGACCTGCGGCGCGTCCTGGTCACCCTGCACCGCCGCGAGAACCAGGGCGACAAGATGCGCGCCATGGGCAAGACCCTGCGCCGGCTGGCCGACCGCGGCGACGTGGAGATCGTGCTGCCGCTCCACAAGAGCCCCGCCGTCCGCGAGGCCCTGCTGCCCGAGCTGTCCGACCACCCGGACATCCGGATCGTCGAGCCGCTGGACTACGTGGACTTCTCCGCCACCCTGGCCGGCTGCGACCTCGTCCTGACCGACTCCGGCGGCATCCAGGAGGAGGCCCCCACCCTCGGCAAGCCGGCCCTGGTGCTGCGCACCACCACCGAGCGGCCCGAGGCCGTGGAAGCCGGCGCGGCCCAACTGGTGGGCACGGATCCGCAGGTCATCCTGGACGCCGCCGTGCGGCTGCTGGACGACGAGGAGGCGTACCGGACGATGGCGAAGGCCGGCAACCCCTTCGGTGACGGGCACGCGACGGAACGGATCCTGGCGCAGCTGGCCGAGGACTTCGGGGTGGACACCGCCGCGGCGCCCGCGCTGAACCCGCTGGTCGTCCCCCAGCCCGACGGTCCGGGGTCATACTCGACGGCATGA